Proteins encoded by one window of Roseibium sp. Sym1:
- a CDS encoding SelT/SelW/SelH family protein, producing MTNVPSPHIIITYCRQCNWLLRSAWMAQEILSTFSEETGAVTLVPGTGGVFTITCDTNTVWDRTTDGGFPEAKILKQRLRDLLWPDRDLGHSDRPKPGK from the coding sequence ATGACGAATGTTCCCTCGCCGCATATCATCATTACCTACTGCCGCCAATGCAACTGGCTGCTCCGCTCGGCCTGGATGGCCCAGGAAATCCTGTCCACATTCTCTGAAGAGACCGGTGCCGTGACGCTCGTTCCCGGAACCGGCGGTGTCTTCACCATCACCTGCGACACCAACACTGTCTGGGACCGCACCACGGATGGCGGGTTTCCGGAAGCCAAGATCCTCAAGCAAAGGCTGCGCGATCTGTTGTGGCCCGACAGGGACCTGGGACACAGCGACAGGCCCAAGCCGGGGAAATGA
- a CDS encoding choline/ethanolamine kinase family protein produces MPQLTSETPDVAAAELVEAFRAFPQLKDLCGEPHAAVLQPGLTNRVFRLQAELGDFFLRLPAPGSAGTVNRMAEAHNLKLAVELDLAVPALFCDVSSGILLTRALIVADRPPANLAWRIGAVLGRLHASGAVFQDVLSPDAVLATQRQSLSGQPGLLRDFALLERALVDAGGGEETLVRVPSHGDPSPGNFLATADRLWLIDWEYSAMADPAWDLAYAILEHGFTGDREGHLLEGYRAAGALCPTPARLEVMKAKCDAVSACWALEQLAAGREEEIYRPFAAARHDRALRRLQDMLN; encoded by the coding sequence GTGCCACAGCTCACCTCCGAAACACCAGATGTCGCCGCCGCCGAACTTGTTGAGGCGTTCCGGGCATTTCCACAGCTGAAGGACCTGTGCGGCGAGCCGCACGCCGCCGTGTTGCAGCCGGGCCTGACCAACCGGGTCTTCCGGCTGCAAGCGGAGCTAGGAGACTTTTTCCTGCGTCTGCCGGCGCCAGGCAGTGCCGGCACCGTCAACCGGATGGCCGAGGCGCATAATCTGAAGCTTGCGGTGGAACTTGACCTGGCAGTACCTGCCCTCTTCTGCGATGTGTCGAGCGGCATTCTGTTGACCCGGGCCCTCATCGTCGCGGACCGGCCGCCGGCGAACCTGGCATGGCGGATCGGAGCGGTGCTTGGTCGTTTGCATGCCTCGGGCGCCGTGTTTCAGGACGTGCTCAGCCCGGACGCGGTTCTGGCGACGCAACGCCAAAGCCTGTCCGGCCAACCCGGGTTGCTGCGGGACTTCGCGTTGCTGGAGCGCGCGCTCGTAGATGCCGGGGGCGGTGAGGAAACGCTCGTCCGGGTGCCAAGTCACGGGGACCCGTCCCCTGGCAATTTCCTTGCCACGGCAGACAGGCTCTGGCTGATCGACTGGGAATATTCCGCCATGGCGGATCCGGCCTGGGACCTCGCTTACGCCATCCTGGAACACGGTTTCACCGGGGACCGGGAAGGTCACCTTCTTGAAGGATACCGCGCGGCGGGAGCCCTGTGTCCGACCCCGGCACGGCTTGAGGTGATGAAGGCGAAATGCGACGCGGTATCGGCCTGTTGGGCTCTGGAACAGCTGGCGGCGGGGCGCGAAGAAGAGATCTACAGGCCGTTTGCGGCCGCGCGGCACGACAGGGCGCTGCGTCGCCTGCAGGACATGCTCAATTGA